The Triticum aestivum cultivar Chinese Spring chromosome 3A, IWGSC CS RefSeq v2.1, whole genome shotgun sequence genome includes a region encoding these proteins:
- the LOC123057647 gene encoding germin-like protein 1-3 produces MGPKQLPAVLLASCATLLALATPLLAGDPDTLQDFCVADYKSLKGPLRLNGFPCKRPENVTAGEFFSAALAFPGNTCNPVGSAVTAANVEKLPGLNTLGVSMSRVDYAPWGVNPPHTHPRATEIIYVLEGSLDVGFVTTAGKLFARTVCKGELFVFPRGLVHYQKNNGGAPAAAISAFNSQLPGTQSLGLALFAASPPVPTDVLARALQVDGGLVEAIRSKFLPK; encoded by the exons ATGGGGCCCAAGCAGCTCCCCGCCGTCCTCCTCGCCTCCTGCGCCACCCTCCTGGCCCTTGCCACGCCATTGCTTGCCGGCGACCCCGACACGCTCCAGGACTTCTGCGTCGCCGACTACAAATCCCTCAAAGGCC CATTGCGGTTGAACGGGTTCCCGTGCAAGAGGCCGGAGAACGTGACGGCGGGCGAGTTCTTCTCGGCCGCGCTGGCATTCCCGGGCAACACCTGCAACCCGGTCGGCTCCGCGGTGACGGCGGCGAACGTGGAGAAGCTCCCGGGGCTCAACACGCTGGGCGTCTCCATGTCCCGCGTGGACTACGCTCCGTGGGGAGTGAACCCGCCGCACACCCACCCACGTGCCACCGAGATCATCTACGTGCTAGAGGGCTCCCTCGACGTCGGCTTCGTCACCACCGCCGGCAAACTCTTCGCCCGCACCGTCTGCAAGGGTGAGCTTTTCGTCTTCCCCCGCGGCCTCGTCCACTACCAGAAGAACAACGGCGGCGCGCCGGCCGCCGCAATCTCGGCCTTCAACAGTCAGCTTCCCGGCACGCAGTCCCTCGGCCTAGCGTTGTTCGCAGCCTCACCGCCGGTGCCCACCGACGTGCTGGCCAGGGCGCTCCAGGTCGACGGCGGCCTGGTGGAGGCCATCAGGTCCAAATTCCTGCCAAAGTaa